The Mesorhizobium loti genome includes a region encoding these proteins:
- a CDS encoding sugar ABC transporter ATP-binding protein, translated as MTEHTALPAIEIDGISKAFGPTVALDGVSFAIAPGSVHALLGENGAGKSTLVKLLSGLVRPSEGHVRVFGKEIAYGAPRAAHALGVQTAFQEMTLVRDLSVLDNMLLPYAPVGVSGLIRRSAARKAVRRHIDDLGFSVDLDAEVSELELSVRQKIEIARAVYRKPRILLLDEPTSTLAGRDVDWLGDIIARLKAAGTTIVFITHRMREVRAFCDTLTILRNGRHIVTAPVADVSDGDVIEKIIGRSIEQTFPPKPDGAQAFGPPVLGVRDLKVGRKLDGAGFDLRKGEILGVAGLQGMGQQDLFLACFGMAEIIRGHILVDGRKVWLGSPADALLPNMAIGLVPEDRKSEGLFLKLSGSQNATLPVISRFTRLGLVDAQAETRSVEAAFATVEVDRRALWTRAGAFSGGNQQKIAIAKWLVAQSRILLLFDPTRGIDVGTKHELYVMMRNYVASGGSILLHSTEIPELVHQCDRVLVLYDGRIAAELEGDAITEPAIMRPALGHAGEAAA; from the coding sequence ATGACAGAACATACCGCGCTTCCCGCCATCGAGATCGACGGCATCAGCAAGGCGTTCGGCCCGACCGTCGCACTGGACGGCGTGTCGTTCGCGATCGCGCCTGGCAGCGTCCATGCACTGCTGGGTGAAAACGGAGCCGGCAAGTCGACGCTGGTGAAGCTGCTGTCCGGGCTGGTCCGGCCGAGCGAGGGGCATGTCCGTGTCTTCGGCAAGGAGATCGCCTACGGCGCACCGCGCGCCGCACACGCGCTGGGCGTGCAGACGGCGTTCCAGGAGATGACCCTGGTGCGCGATCTCTCCGTGCTCGACAACATGCTGCTGCCTTATGCCCCCGTGGGCGTCTCCGGCCTGATCCGGCGCAGTGCCGCCCGCAAGGCTGTCCGCCGCCACATCGACGATCTCGGTTTTTCCGTCGATCTCGACGCCGAGGTGAGCGAGCTCGAGCTTTCGGTGCGCCAGAAGATCGAGATCGCGCGGGCCGTCTATCGCAAGCCGCGCATCCTGCTGCTCGACGAGCCGACATCGACGCTCGCCGGCCGCGACGTCGACTGGCTGGGCGACATCATCGCCAGGCTGAAGGCAGCAGGCACCACCATCGTCTTCATCACCCACCGCATGCGCGAGGTCCGCGCCTTCTGCGACACGCTGACGATCCTGAGGAACGGCCGCCACATCGTTACCGCGCCGGTTGCCGACGTCTCGGATGGCGACGTCATCGAAAAGATCATCGGCCGCAGCATCGAGCAGACCTTCCCGCCCAAGCCAGACGGCGCCCAGGCCTTCGGGCCGCCGGTTCTAGGCGTGCGCGACCTCAAGGTCGGGCGCAAGCTCGACGGCGCCGGCTTCGACCTTCGCAAAGGCGAGATCCTCGGCGTTGCCGGATTGCAGGGCATGGGCCAGCAGGATCTGTTCCTGGCCTGCTTCGGCATGGCCGAAATCATCCGCGGCCACATCCTCGTCGATGGCCGCAAGGTTTGGCTCGGTTCGCCCGCCGATGCCTTGCTGCCCAACATGGCGATCGGCCTGGTGCCGGAGGATCGCAAATCCGAAGGGCTGTTCCTGAAACTGTCGGGCAGCCAGAACGCCACGCTTCCCGTGATATCGCGCTTCACCCGCCTCGGCCTTGTCGACGCGCAAGCCGAAACCCGCTCCGTCGAGGCGGCATTCGCTACTGTCGAGGTCGACCGCCGCGCGCTGTGGACGCGGGCCGGTGCGTTTTCCGGCGGCAATCAGCAGAAGATCGCCATCGCCAAATGGCTGGTGGCGCAGAGCCGCATCCTGCTGTTGTTCGATCCCACCCGAGGCATCGATGTCGGCACCAAGCACGAGCTTTATGTGATGATGCGAAACTACGTGGCTTCGGGCGGTTCGATCCTGCTGCACTCGACGGAGATTCCCGAACTCGTCCACCAATGCGACCGGGTGCTGGTTCTCTACGACGGGCGTATCGCGGCCGAACTCGAAGGCGACGCCATCACCGAGCCTGCCATCATGCGCCCGGCCCTTGGTCATGCCGGGGAAGCCGCCGCATGA
- a CDS encoding substrate-binding domain-containing protein codes for MGIGLKVRRLALLAGMAVCALGLSAAQAAEKHKIFLSMSYIGNDWQAEAANMVKAMAAHKSLADKVDLQVQVAGPNAQRQIQQINAMVQSGAEAIVVYPISPTALNQVVKNACDKGVKVFAYDAEITEPCAYNVHIDQLEAGRVTAEWLVKKLNGKGNIIAITGVPGTSVDDQRTKAAKEVFAKYPDIKIVGEAVGMWSQAVARTELSKILATRNWDDINGLWMQVGCFTANSMQLEAGKKTSELLPCAGEGSNGGRIQMLPEGTEVEGAAPPYAPAGAQRISYASPPYSGALALKLAVEAIEGKDVPKTTILPLPVVTNETIKLCDEGTWAEMKAGCNAFKPSLVSNPGWFASIFSDQTPEVGLAAALVGQPEN; via the coding sequence ATGGGTATCGGATTGAAAGTCCGGCGGCTCGCGCTGCTGGCCGGCATGGCTGTATGCGCCCTTGGGCTGTCGGCCGCGCAGGCGGCCGAGAAGCACAAGATTTTTCTCAGCATGAGCTACATCGGCAATGACTGGCAGGCGGAGGCGGCCAACATGGTCAAGGCCATGGCCGCGCACAAGAGCCTGGCCGACAAGGTCGACCTGCAGGTCCAGGTCGCCGGCCCCAACGCGCAACGCCAGATTCAGCAGATCAACGCCATGGTGCAAAGCGGCGCCGAGGCGATCGTCGTGTATCCGATCTCGCCGACCGCGCTCAATCAGGTCGTCAAGAATGCCTGCGACAAGGGTGTGAAGGTCTTTGCCTACGACGCCGAGATCACCGAGCCCTGTGCCTACAACGTCCACATCGACCAGCTGGAAGCGGGCAGGGTGACCGCCGAATGGCTGGTCAAGAAGCTCAATGGCAAGGGCAACATCATCGCCATCACGGGTGTTCCGGGAACATCCGTCGATGATCAACGGACAAAGGCCGCCAAGGAAGTCTTCGCCAAGTATCCTGACATCAAGATCGTCGGCGAGGCTGTTGGCATGTGGAGCCAGGCGGTCGCCCGAACCGAGCTTTCGAAGATCCTGGCCACCCGCAATTGGGACGACATCAACGGGCTGTGGATGCAGGTCGGCTGCTTCACCGCCAACTCGATGCAGCTCGAGGCCGGCAAGAAGACCAGCGAACTCCTGCCTTGCGCCGGCGAAGGCTCCAATGGCGGCCGCATCCAGATGCTGCCGGAGGGGACCGAAGTCGAAGGCGCGGCGCCGCCCTATGCACCGGCGGGCGCGCAACGCATTTCCTATGCGTCCCCGCCCTATTCCGGCGCGCTGGCGCTGAAGCTCGCCGTCGAGGCGATCGAAGGCAAGGACGTGCCGAAGACCACCATCCTGCCGCTGCCGGTCGTCACCAATGAGACGATCAAGCTGTGCGACGAAGGCACATGGGCGGAGATGAAGGCAGGCTGCAACGCCTTCAAGCCGTCGCTGGTCTCCAATCCCGGCTGGTTTGCCTCGATCTTCTCGGACCAGACACCCGAGGTCGGCCTCGCCGCTGCCCTCGTTGGACAGCCGGAGAACTGA
- a CDS encoding GntR family transcriptional regulator gives MAGSAYRKPGVEITPLSRETLQDRVYRHVTELILDGSIVPGEMVTVQSLADAFGVSPMPVREALRRLTAANALMVVSGRSIGIPALSRARLIDLRNVRFEIEAIAAAWAAERMDDQAVAQLRQHLDALEQANAAGDVKSYLRANYAFHFSIYRAAGSENMLNIIENLWLQISPYFNMLHDSGNYSTANEHHQEMFAALRNRDAEAVRAAVRADIDAAFDVLVDLLK, from the coding sequence ATGGCTGGGTCGGCGTACAGGAAGCCGGGGGTCGAGATCACACCCCTGTCCAGGGAAACCCTGCAGGACAGGGTCTATCGCCATGTCACCGAACTGATCCTCGACGGCTCCATCGTGCCGGGCGAGATGGTCACGGTTCAGAGCCTTGCCGACGCTTTTGGCGTCAGCCCGATGCCGGTCAGGGAAGCGTTGCGGCGCCTGACGGCGGCCAACGCGCTGATGGTGGTTTCAGGCCGGTCGATCGGCATTCCGGCATTAAGCCGCGCACGCCTCATCGACCTCAGGAATGTCCGGTTCGAGATCGAGGCGATCGCGGCCGCATGGGCGGCGGAGCGTATGGACGACCAGGCCGTGGCGCAGTTGCGCCAGCATCTGGATGCGCTCGAACAGGCCAATGCCGCCGGCGACGTCAAATCCTACCTGCGCGCCAACTACGCCTTTCATTTCTCGATCTATCGGGCGGCCGGTTCCGAGAACATGCTCAACATCATCGAGAACCTGTGGCTGCAGATCAGCCCCTACTTCAACATGCTGCACGATTCGGGAAACTACTCGACCGCCAACGAACACCATCAGGAGATGTTCGCGGCATTGAGAAACCGGGACGCGGAGGCCGTCAGGGCCGCGGTCCGCGCTGACATCGACGCCGCTTTCGACGTGCTGGTCGATCTTTTGAAGTAG
- a CDS encoding NAD(P)-binding domain-containing protein: MTTIALFGAGGKMGYRLSTNFRGSPYTIRHVEVSDAGRERLKTGLGFDTVSADEALKGADVVILAVPDTHIGKVATSIESKLAPGTMVVVLDAAAPFAGHLPKRPDLTYFVTHPCHPPIFNDETDMAAKKDYFGGVKAKQHMVSALMQGPEEDYAKGEAIAKIIWAPVMRSHRVTVDQMALLEPGLSETVCASLLVIMKEAVDEVVARGVDKQAALDFLLGHMNVLGAVIFGETKGVFSDACNKAIEFGKPVLMRDDWKRVFEPEEIAASIQRIT; this comes from the coding sequence ATGACAACGATTGCGCTGTTCGGTGCCGGCGGAAAAATGGGCTACCGCCTATCGACCAATTTTCGCGGATCGCCCTACACGATACGCCATGTCGAGGTCAGCGATGCCGGTCGCGAACGGCTGAAGACCGGACTGGGTTTCGATACGGTCAGTGCCGACGAGGCGCTCAAGGGCGCCGATGTGGTGATCCTGGCGGTTCCGGACACGCATATCGGCAAGGTGGCGACCAGCATCGAGAGCAAGCTGGCGCCGGGCACGATGGTGGTGGTGCTCGACGCGGCGGCACCTTTCGCCGGCCATCTGCCGAAGCGGCCGGACCTCACCTATTTCGTCACCCATCCCTGCCATCCGCCGATCTTCAATGACGAGACCGACATGGCTGCCAAGAAGGACTATTTCGGCGGCGTCAAGGCCAAGCAGCATATGGTCAGCGCGCTGATGCAGGGACCGGAGGAGGACTACGCCAAGGGCGAGGCGATCGCGAAAATCATCTGGGCGCCGGTCATGCGCTCGCACCGCGTCACCGTCGACCAGATGGCGCTGCTGGAGCCCGGTCTGTCGGAGACGGTGTGCGCCTCGCTGCTGGTTATCATGAAGGAAGCTGTCGACGAAGTCGTGGCACGCGGCGTCGACAAGCAGGCGGCGCTCGACTTCCTGCTCGGCCATATGAACGTGCTCGGCGCCGTCATCTTCGGCGAGACCAAGGGCGTCTTCTCGGACGCCTGCAACAAGGCGATCGAATTCGGCAAGCCGGTGCTGATGCGTGACGACTGGAAACGCGTGTTCGAGCCGGAAGAGATCGCCGCCAGCATTCAGCGCATCACCTGA